A genomic window from Deltaproteobacteria bacterium includes:
- a CDS encoding SPW repeat protein — protein sequence MATATTSLARRFGPKGAWARYANMAMGCWLFLSAFLWPHSTNEQAGAWGSGVLIFLFAVWSLMNPTMRFATGLTGAWLAVTTLFVHTISRATAINHVVCGVVVVLLALVPGERVYVTTPGDVPRARRT from the coding sequence ATGGCCACCGCGACGACCAGCCTTGCACGTCGATTCGGCCCGAAGGGTGCCTGGGCGCGCTACGCCAACATGGCGATGGGCTGCTGGCTCTTTCTCTCGGCGTTCCTCTGGCCGCACTCGACCAATGAGCAGGCGGGCGCGTGGGGCAGCGGGGTGCTGATCTTCCTGTTCGCCGTGTGGTCGCTGATGAATCCCACCATGCGGTTCGCGACAGGCCTGACCGGCGCGTGGCTCGCGGTGACCACGCTCTTCGTGCACACCATCTCGCGCGCGACGGCGATCAACCACGTGGTCTGCGGCGTGGTGGTGGTGCTGTTGGCGCTCGTGCCGGGAGAGCGCGTGTATGTGACGACGCCGGGTGACGTGCCCAGAGCGCGGCGGACGTAG